The Ipomoea triloba cultivar NCNSP0323 chromosome 13, ASM357664v1 genomic interval tatgtagtgtgatgacacatGTTACCATTTCAACTGGGTGGTCAAGGATTGAATCAGGATGGTGAGAacattgagaaagtataaaacaaatacactaccttgtaaagaatcattAGTGTTTCAAAAATTTTTTGAAAGTAGTAGCATACTAAAAGTGAAGTTAACTTTTAATGGAGGAGCAATGGAGAAGAAAGGGAAATGAAGACATCAGCTTCTTGACTGTTGAGCAGCTTGGTAACTAACCACATTATAGTAAACATAAACCACAGGATTCCTGAATTGGGCAGGACAATCATGAATATATAGCATTTATCATTTTGTAATATTTGGAATTGGACAACTGGATGGCCACCACtaatgaataatttaattttcaccaATCTCTCACCTTCTGCTTAAGAGAAAAACATtgattttttcagaaaataataCTTTGTTCACTAACTTTGTAACATCTTCACTAGTATGTATTAGAAATTTTAAGCAAAAAGGGAAGAATAAGCATCAAGTTTATACTATCACTATTGACCATTCATACCCACACTCACTATTTGAGTGCTAGAATGAGAAGAGAAAGTATAGTTAGAAGCACCATTGCTTCAATATGAGTTTCAGATCCGATTGTCACTAATTATTAGCTATGTTTGTTTTTTAGCCAAGCTATTGACTTCTCAAGCCTGGAAATTCTAGCTTCAATTTCATCTGGTCCTGGAATCTTACTTCCATATAGGCAATCCCTTTGCTTTTCTTTTGTCAATCTCAAGTCTTCCATTTCTGCCTCTGCAGATTCATGGTGTTTATCAACAGCTACTAATCTGGGCCTTGGAGGAAACCCAGGAGGACCTTCAGAAGATAGCAAGTTCTCCTTATTTCTTTTCTGTATTTTACTATCCTGCAATACCTCAGAAGAGTTATCATTGTCATTTGGAAATGCATGATCATCATACTCCACTTTTACGGGATAATGCTCGAGATGAAATCCAACATGCCCATCAAAACAAGATGAAATTTTGTCATTGGCATTGTGCTCATTCCCTTCTAAAACATTGGTTTTGGGAGGAAAACCTGGTGGAACATCAAGCCCATTTTCTAGTTTCTCATTAATAACATTACTGTTCTTTTGTTTGGAGTTTTTCAGACATCTCTTTGCTTCCCTTGGACTTCTTCTACCTTGCAACATGCCCTGATTAGCATCAAATGGAAGCAACAACACAGATTTCCTCCACCATTCCAAATACCTTGCTGTTACATCAGATTCCAGCAATCTAGGTGGGAGATTCACCATCCCAATTGGCCTGCTATATTCACACCAAGCAACTTCACCGGATTTATTCGAACGAGGGATCCATTCGGGAATGTCTTGATCAAACCCAAACTGCATAGCTACCCGGTTAGGGCGATATGGTTCATTGCAATCTACCCCAACAAGTTGAGACACCCTTAAGCAGTACATAAAAGACTTGAGTTCTTCACTCAAATCCTCCCCAACCTGTTCTTTTGCCTTGTAGAACTTGGGGATTTTCCAATTATCTACTGCCAATACATATGGCCTCCATAGAAATGTCTCTGCAGCAGAGTCAATACTTGTCCTCACATTCATACTCTTACTAAAATCTTTTAGATTATGCCATCTAGCTAATCTCACCTCTCCTGGTTCTATGCAATTTGGAGGAGGCCTCAATGGAATTATCCTCTCCCAACCCCAAATTTGCACAAACTGCAAGGGTGCCCCAAGTGTGAGTGCAAAAACATCACACTCACAATTTTCCCCAGATGAAGAAATCATTTCCATAGTTTCTCTCAATAAACTCATATCCCTATATATGCTACACAGAACAGGTGGAGCAAGTGCAATCCTGATCCCTCGAGCTAGGCGAACCGCGACAGGGAAAACATCTTTGTCAATCTTGTCAAGATTATTCCCCGGAAAAACAAACCTGGACAGCCAGAGTGATAGGAACGCCTCGTGCTCGATATCACTCCCGCTGTCCATGAAAAGTTTCAGCCATTTAGCATGATTATCTAGCTTCAATCTTTCCAAATCGTGCCGTGATCTTTCAAGGCTGTTTTGGGTTTCTTTCAAGTCAGGTTCTTGGAGAGTGAATAATGTTACAGGGCCGCCCAAAATAGAGAAGCCTCCCAGAACCATTATGTCTTCTAGAGTGATAGTGGCTTCTCCCCAGGCGAACACGAAGGTGTTCGTCTGGGAACACCATCTCTCCGCTAGCCCCAAAACCAGTTTTTCATTTCTGTGGATTTTATACACAGAACCCATGATGGCTTCATCGATCCCAGCTGATCTCCACACAGAGAGGTGTTTGGCACGCATGGAAGTGACCCATTTCCTCCACAAATTTGGCGGGCCCCTCCATCCACAGAATGACAGCTCAAGAGGCCACTCTGCTTCGGAGGAGAATGGCAAGGAAGGGAGCTTTGGCCTCTGGCCGTCAATGGCGAAAGCTGTGGGTTTTAGAAACCGGGCAGGTCTGAAGATTGGCGAACCGCCTGTGGGTGATACCATTAACTCCTCTCTCTCCTCAAAGATGGAGTCTTTGGATGACCCTTCCTCCTCCATTGTTTGCTGTTTCAGGGTAGCTAGCTCTGCTGATTCTTGGGCACCACGTTTCCCTTACTAGAAATAGATACATGTACTATGTAACCCACTTTTCCTTTTACTCCATGAAGGCGGTGTGCTAGCTTGATTAAGACAAAGTGGTGGTTAGACCATATTTATCCTTGCAATTTGTGGCATTATATTGCAATAGAATATGATTGGCTAAGTGGAATTTTATATTCCTGGTTATTAACagatattacattttaactctattaaaaaaaattttattcacaTAGTTTCTTCAAGTTTTCAAAATAAGAAAGgattacaaatattatttatgtgtaACTTCAAGAGTTGATCTACCTAAATAGATAAATtaaattagggtgtgtttgattgacatgtttaggggtattaaagtgattgttattgtttggttgataggttttagaatattattatgagtttggaatactcattaattgaaaaactcatacccttattaaataagggtttcatttcatttcctcatttcttctccaactattaaCAATCATTTTCATCCCACCCTACTACcgaacatgcaaaatactttcaccaaaactcattacccttaccaagtatttgatactcataccgatTCTAATtctcatgtgcaaaccaaacacattctTAGTTATAACTTCTTACATGAACCTGCTTTCGGTATGAATTATTGAATGAATGTACTGCAACATTAATTCATTAAGTTTGCACCTGTTAGCGAGcttatatataaaagttcaaATTCATGTGagttaaaatatatatgaaatgggtacaaatatcattttaattaattcgaGACAAATTTAAGTAATTATagaattaattgaaaaatccGTTACATCTCTACTTTATACTCTCATCATTTTCATTAAATTGCACCACGACCTATGAAGGACTAGTGGATtacatttctttttcattttcggtcttttgttcttgagtttactacatgaacttttaaattttactctCTAAATTTCTCTCTAACATAGTGGCGttgataaactatttttttcatataaattttataaatacctacatcaaaattatttgtggagtaaaaattaagaataaactataagaatatacataatattttcatttgttttcttttctcaaGGAATTTTGAATCAGCCATGGTAAGCCGATTGCCGTACATCGTACATTCGTACCAATCCGAACTTTTCTGTTTTATCGGCACACAAATAATATGTCCATCATTATATTCTATACCAGGTaggtaaaagaaaatgaaaatcatgttactgtattaaaaattaatttataaaaaagtgtcaaatagttacggagtattttaattaattaaataaataatacggagtgtAATTGAtcattgaactttaaaaaattataattaaattatcaaacattataaaaatttggTGGTTAACATTTATAATGTAACCATTTCACTCAAAGTAATAATTGCTGAGTGTTGGGAAGAAAATTTTACTTCATGTGACAATGGAAATCACAAGAACGATACAATACACTTATACAAGATAATACATAAtagtctaaaaataaatataaacacatGAGAAACACGATTTACGTGAAAAactccaaataaaaaaaaaatcacagaacCACCAATAACAAAGTTTTCAATATAACAAATCTCGAGTATAAAGATTCAGACTGTCACATGAACTATACATCCATAAATCATTAATACATCACATgctaaaaggaataatatctTGTACGAAAATACTCAAAAGAtatatgaaataaatataagctgacctttaaaattttttatgaagAAATAAATATAAGCTGAGctttaaaatttttgatgaaGATCACTCGCAGCAATACCAAAAGATGAGGGAGAAAGAAAATGGATGGATTCCTCCTTCCTTCTGCCGAAAATGAGAGTgaagataagaaaaaaaattgtttttcatTTCTGCACTTGCTGCCGAAGTGgagaatgaaaacaaaaataaaatgttttccctTCTTTACTATCGAATGAGTATTGCCTACTTCTCTCCAATTATTGTTCACTTTTTCCTGTTCACAGTTCTGAGAAGCCACTAGCTTCCtcaagaattttttatttttattttctggtGGAAAGAGCTTCCTCAAGAAGCTAACTAACAAATCAGCATAAACGAAAGATGGATTTTGTCCAAATTGGACTATTTACCGAAGTCCAACCCAACACTACTTTCAATTTGAGTCAATGATTGAcatgaaaataattaaagggataaaaaagtaattttataATCAATCCCAAATTTTCTCCTTCATTTCTCTTTCTATTCACTTCCACAGTTCCACTACATCTTTCTAATCACTTCCACAGTTCCACTACGTCGTATCATTCAGGTTTTTAACAAAGATGAGAAGTTTTCATGATTTTCAGGTTTTTAACAAAGATGAGAAGTTTTCATGATTTTCAGGTTTTTAACAAAAATGAGAAGTTTTCATGATTTTAGATGAAAATAGGaagattttaaaacttaaacaaacaaaaaaaaattaattaatttctcataTACATGTGAGCAAGCGCTAGTTAGGAACGCATAGCCCATGTGTTTCATACTTTACACTATACAGATACCTACCAGCATTGTTGGAGTAAGTTTTGTGGTACATCTCAGGACTAGAACCCAAATCTAGATTTGAAAATATGAGCAAATCAAGGCAACGAAACTGATAAATCAAACTTATCTTCATAATCCAGAGTAAGTGAACAGAAAGAACACGATGCTTGAAAAGACAAATAAATCACTCAGAACCAAGCTCTCATCAACACTCAACAGTGTATCAGTCCACTTctatgaaagaaataaagaacaTACACACGAGTCAACTTAGCAAATTATACATGATACAAACAAACCAATAAAATTTGCTGATATAAGctgcaaaaagagcaaattATTGATGAGAACTGTGTTTCTGTATTCACATCAATAGATTACAGAtgatagataaatatataaacaactcATAATAGAATT includes:
- the LOC116001175 gene encoding uncharacterized protein LOC116001175; the protein is MEEEGSSKDSIFEEREELMVSPTGGSPIFRPARFLKPTAFAIDGQRPKLPSLPFSSEAEWPLELSFCGWRGPPNLWRKWVTSMRAKHLSVWRSAGIDEAIMGSVYKIHRNEKLVLGLAERWCSQTNTFVFAWGEATITLEDIMVLGGFSILGGPVTLFTLQEPDLKETQNSLERSRHDLERLKLDNHAKWLKLFMDSGSDIEHEAFLSLWLSRFVFPGNNLDKIDKDVFPVAVRLARGIRIALAPPVLCSIYRDMSLLRETMEMISSSGENCECDVFALTLGAPLQFVQIWGWERIIPLRPPPNCIEPGEVRLARWHNLKDFSKSMNVRTSIDSAAETFLWRPYVLAVDNWKIPKFYKAKEQVGEDLSEELKSFMYCLRVSQLVGVDCNEPYRPNRVAMQFGFDQDIPEWIPRSNKSGEVAWCEYSRPIGMVNLPPRLLESDVTARYLEWWRKSVLLLPFDANQGMLQGRRSPREAKRCLKNSKQKNSNVINEKLENGLDVPPGFPPKTNVLEGNEHNANDKISSCFDGHVGFHLEHYPVKVEYDDHAFPNDNDNSSEVLQDSKIQKRNKENLLSSEGPPGFPPRPRLVAVDKHHESAEAEMEDLRLTKEKQRDCLYGSKIPGPDEIEARISRLEKSIAWLKNKHS